A part of Novosphingobium sp. 9U genomic DNA contains:
- a CDS encoding lysozyme inhibitor LprI family protein gives MARDKLAEIAGVRMRGKGLGHSRGMSEITALVDGWNGAAFRAPHQFIVIRLVTILEVFTREWAARIIDAGDPYATRGADLVKGTLKIDFAFARALVGREVSFGELVSHELPVNNVGDIDRVFSRLMDTPLFAHLQGVVDRSALRIGDRPSEPIMPNPDKVRTILAGLFEQRHIFVHELPEQQEVEAGALDAYILSTSQFVNAADEAFNTLLYGDYPITQIEMNAAAAADAAKVNDELVGILVALDPDGKDEGLRASQAAWEAYRDRQAEYRSGIKRPGHGSIAPLLYSSEVEKLTRERVELLKWYRDREEGDM, from the coding sequence ATGGCACGGGACAAGCTGGCCGAGATCGCGGGCGTCCGCATGCGCGGCAAAGGGCTCGGCCACTCGCGGGGAATGAGCGAGATCACGGCGCTCGTGGACGGCTGGAATGGCGCCGCCTTCCGGGCTCCGCATCAGTTCATCGTGATCAGGCTCGTGACGATCCTCGAGGTCTTCACGCGGGAGTGGGCCGCTCGGATAATCGACGCCGGGGATCCCTACGCAACGCGCGGCGCGGATTTGGTCAAGGGCACGCTCAAGATCGACTTTGCGTTCGCGCGGGCACTGGTCGGCAGAGAAGTGTCGTTCGGTGAGCTCGTGTCGCACGAGCTGCCTGTCAACAACGTCGGTGACATCGATCGCGTCTTTTCAAGGCTGATGGACACGCCGCTCTTCGCCCATCTTCAGGGTGTGGTGGACCGCTCGGCCTTGAGGATAGGGGATAGGCCGTCGGAACCGATTATGCCCAACCCCGATAAGGTCCGTACGATTCTCGCCGGACTGTTCGAGCAACGGCACATCTTCGTGCATGAGCTGCCGGAGCAGCAGGAAGTCGAGGCCGGGGCCCTCGACGCATATATCCTGTCAACATCGCAATTCGTGAACGCGGCCGACGAGGCATTCAACACCCTCCTGTATGGCGACTACCCAATCACTCAGATCGAGATGAACGCCGCGGCGGCGGCGGATGCGGCGAAGGTGAACGACGAGCTCGTCGGGATCCTCGTAGCTCTCGATCCTGACGGAAAGGACGAGGGCCTTAGAGCTAGTCAAGCGGCATGGGAGGCCTATCGTGATAGGCAGGCTGAGTACCGATCTGGAATAAAGCGCCCTGGCCACGGCAGCATTGCGCCGCTGCTTTACAGTTCCGAGGTCGAGAAGCTTACCCGCGAGCGCGTCGAACTGCTCAAGTGGTACCGCGATCGCGAGGAAGGTGACATGTGA